In a single window of the Ruminococcus albus 7 = DSM 20455 genome:
- a CDS encoding MmcQ/YjbR family DNA-binding protein has product MISRRETVIAHIKSEYSVSPEYLFEGDFDTAVFRHNDTKKWFGIIMKVKCSTLGIEGEGTVDVMNVKCDPLLVDILVQRESFLRAYHMNKRLWVSILIDSEIEEGEIFGLIEQSFQLTDKKKGKKNDGDNLQKTRRKRP; this is encoded by the coding sequence ATGATAAGCAGAAGAGAAACAGTTATCGCACATATAAAAAGTGAATACAGCGTATCTCCCGAATACCTCTTTGAGGGGGATTTCGACACAGCTGTTTTCCGTCATAACGATACGAAGAAATGGTTTGGCATAATAATGAAAGTCAAATGCAGTACACTTGGTATAGAAGGCGAGGGTACTGTCGATGTTATGAATGTCAAGTGTGACCCTCTGTTGGTAGATATACTGGTACAGCGGGAGAGCTTTCTGCGTGCGTACCACATGAATAAGCGGCTGTGGGTGAGCATACTCATCGACAGCGAGATAGAGGAAGGCGAGATATTCGGGCTTATCGAGCAGAGCTTTCAGCTGACGGATAAGAAGAAAGGCAAGAAAAACGATGGAGATAACCTACAGAAAACTCGAAGAAAAAGACCTTGA